Part of the Terrisporobacter glycolicus ATCC 14880 = DSM 1288 genome is shown below.
CTACAATTGTATATAGATTTATGTTTTTAGTAAAAGGTTCCATAATAACAGAATCATCTCTTAGTTTCTTAGGTCTGGGAAATCCAACATTAAAAAGTTGGGGAAGTATTCTTTATTACGCCCAAAACAGAAACGTATTTTTAACAAGTGCTTGGTTATGGTGGATAGTTCCTGCGGGTCTTTGTATTTGTGTATTAAGTATATCATTTGTTTTAATTGGATATACAGTGGAGAACTTATTGGCTCCTAAAAAGGAGGTGGCATAATTAATTTATTAGAAGTTAGAAATTTGCATATCCACTATGGAAATACTTTGATAGTTGAGGATATTAACTTTGACCTAGATTATTCTAAAGTCCTTGGAATTATAGGACCATCTGGAAGCGGAAAAAGTACAATTATATGGTCTATATTAGGAATGATAGAAGAGATGGGTGGGAGTTTTAAAGGAGATATTAAATTTGAAGGTGAAAAACTAAATTATAGACCTACATGGAATGAAATATCCATAGTACCACAGCTTGCAATGAACTCATTTAACCCAGTATTAAAAATAAAAGATAGTATAGATGAACTATATCAGTTTTCAAATATGAGTAAAGAATATTTTGATAAAAATGTAGAAGAATTATTAAAAATGGTTGATTTAGAAAAATATATTTTAAATTCATATCCTCATCAACTTAGTGGAGGAATGAAGCAAAGAATTGCAATAGTATGTGCTTTATGTACTAATCCAAAACTATTAATATTAGATGAATCTACAACAGGACTTGATTTACTTGTGGAGGCTGAGATATTATATTATCTAAAAAATATTAAAGAATCTTTAAATTTATCCATAATATTCGTTAGCCATGATAAAAGACTTGTGAATGCTTTTTGTGACGAAATTATAAATATGGAAAAAACTATTATTGAAAAGAGTGTTTAAGATAAATGAATATATTAGAATTTAAGGATATAAATAAATCTTTTTATAGAATGGAAAATAAAAAAAGATTAAAAAAGCAAGTACTAAAAAATATAAATATGAAAATCAAAGAAAATGAAAGTTTAGGTATAATAGGTAATAGTGGTAGTGGAAAAACAACACTAATGAAAATATTATTTAATCTTCATAAAGCAGATTCTGGACAGATCATCTATAAGAATAAAAATATTTTAAAGCTTAAAGGAAGTGAAAGACAAAATTTATATAAAAGTATGGGTTTTGTAATGCAAGATCCTTATTCATCACTATGTCCATATTTAACAATAAAAGAAATACTAAGTGAGCCTATAAAGATTCATAGTCTACATAAAAATATAGAGGATTTAGATTTATATGTATCTAATTTACTAGAAAAAGTTCATTTGAATCCTTCTATTTATATGAATAAATATCCAAAGGAGCTTAGTGGTGGGGAACGTCAAAGGGTTGCCATTGCAAGAGGTATTTCCACCAAACCTAGTTTTTTAGTTCTAGATGAACCAACATCTATGATAGATGCATGTGCAAAAAATGGAGTATTAAATTTGTTGGAAGAACTTAAAACAAATGAGAAAATATCCACAGTAATGATTAGCCATGATATAAGTACTGTAATAAATAATTGTGACAGAATAGCAGTGATGAAAGAAGGAAAAATTATTGAATGTAAAACAGCAATAGACATAAAGAATAACCCTGACAATGAATATACTAAAGAGTTAATCTTAGCATCAAAAAATATAATTGAGTATTGGGAGTATTTAAATAAAACTCCGACTAAATAGATTATTTGCAGTATCTATTCAATGGGGTTAAATCTAAATTATATTTATTAAGTTTGATAATATTACTCCTAGAAATTTATTTATGAGTTCACTTTTTACTTATATAATAGTTGAAAAAATATTTAGAAGTTTTATGCTAGAATAAACTTAGATTTAATTTAGCTAAATAAGTGAATAGAACATAGTTAAGATTTAAAATAATTATTTTATAAGGAGATTATATGAGTTTAGTACTTAGAAACATAAACACAAATGACTATAAAGAGGTAGAAATTTTGACAAGAGAAGCATTTTGGAATATTTACAGGCCTGGATGTTGTGAGCATTTAGTAATACATAATATGCACAAAGACAAAAAGTCTATTGAAGAATTGGAGTTAGTTGCTGTATATGATAATAAAATTGTAGGTCATATTGCTTATACAAAGGGACGCATTAAAGGTATTGACAATGAAACTTTTATTACATTGGGGCCCATAAGTGTTATGCCTGAGTTTCAAGGGAAGGGTATAGGTGGTAAGTTGATTTTGGACACATTAGAAAAAGCTACTAAGCTTGGATACTCTGCTGTGTTTATTACTGGAGACAAGAACTACTATAGCAGGTTTGGGTTTGAATCAGCATCTAAATATGGTGTTTATATGGAAGGAATACCTATGGATGATGAAGCACCATTTTTTATGGTGAAAATATTTAAAAAGGATTCCTTAAAAAATGTAAGTGGATTTTATGTTTTTGATGATTGCTATAATGTTAATGAAGAAGCTGTAAATGAATTTGATAAAAAATTTGAATATTAAAGAAGAAAATTAGTGAAGGAAAATATGTAATTTAATTAAAAATTTTCCTTCACTAATTAATGTAAAAAGATTAAATGGTGTATCAAAATATGATACACCATTTTGTTATTTAAATATTGTAATTATTTTAATTTTCAAATGGAGATTTAGAATATAAGATAAAGTAACCTTGAGGATGTTGACACACTGGACAAACTTTTGGCGCTTCTGTTCCAGTATGTACATGACCACAGTTTAAACAAATCCATTTTTCTTCTTTATCGCTTTTAAATAAAGTTCCATTTTCTATTTTTGATGCAAAATCTCCAAATCTATCTCCATGTATTTTTTCTATATTTGATATTTTTTCAAAACTATTTGCTACAGCCATAAAACCTTCTTCCTTAGCAGTATTTGCAAAGCTTTTATATACCTCTTGCCATTCTTCATATTCATCGTGTTGAGCTGCTTTTAAAGTTTGAAGTATATTATCAAATATTTCTACAGGGTAGCCACCATCAATATGGATGGTACCTCCTGAAAGTTCTTTAAGGTGATTGTAAAATACTTTAGCATGTGCCCTCTCTTGATCGGCAGTATATAAAAAGTTCTTTTCTACTAAAGCTAGGTTTTCTTTTTTTGCCTGAGAAGCACCAAATGTATATCTATTTCGTGCTTGACTTTCTCCAGCAAAGGCTCTCATTAAGTTGATTTTAGTTTGACTATCCTTTAGTAAGTTCATAGATTCCTCCTATAGTTAATTATTTTATATAGTATGATGATTGAAAAAGCCAGATTAGCTCTAACATTTTTATAAATTATTTTTTATTGAGTGTAAATATTTATATAAAAGTTAAACTTAGTATATGTATTAATAGGTATTTTATTACTAATCAATGTTTTATATTATTAACAAAGTATACAAAAAAACCATATTGAGTAAAACCTCAATATGGCCCTTTTTATATATAATGAAGTAAATACTATTATTCAGCCTCTACATCACTATCATTATAGTTGTTTTTTGTTACAACCTTATAGAACAAGTCGCCACCTTTGTCACATGATATACCAAGTAGAGCACCAAGTAATAAAGAAGGAACTAATAACATCCAATTACCACTAGCAGCAAATGTTGAAAAACACCCCATAAAGGTACCAGGAATAAAATCAAACCATTTTGATTTACCTATGATACACATTACAAATGTAACTATGGCACACCAAACACCTGTATCACCAAGTGCTGGAACTAAACCAGTTAAGAAGAAAATTGTCATACCACAAAGAACACCAGCCATGTTTGGTATAATAGTTTTTTTCAATCCTTCAACTCCATGATGACCACATGCAAAGTATGTAGTACATCCAGCGAAACCAGCCCATCCAAACAGTCCTAGGGCACCAGAGAACCAGGCCCATATACCACAAAGGACGGCAGTCACTATTCCAAGGGCACATAAATAGCTCATTTTTTTCATAACATTCACCTATAACACTATAGATTTTTCACGTTTGATAAATTCACCACGGTTGTTTTCACCTATATATTCACCATCTTTAGCTACAACATCACCTCTAGATAATGTCATAACAGGATATCCACTAACTTTTACACCTTCAAAAGCAGTATAGTCAACATTTTCATGAAGTACATCTTTTGTTAGAGTAACTTCTTTGTTTGCATCATATAATACTAAGTCAGCATCGCTTCCTACAGCTATTGTACCTTTTTTAGGGTACATACCAAATATTTTAGCCACGTTTGTAGAAGTTACTTCAACAACTTTATTTAAAGATAAACCATGTTTTGGTCCTTCAGAAAGCATTATTGACATTCTAGTTTCTATACCAGGTCCGCCATTTGGTATTTTAGTAAAATCATCTTTTCCTAATTCTTTTTGTTTCATAAAGAATGGGCAGTGATCAGTTGCAACTGTTTGTATTACGCCGTCTTTTAATTGTTGCCATATGTAATCCCAGTTTTTCTTATTACGTAGAGGAGGTGACATTACATATTTAGCACCATTGAATCCTGGCTCATCATAGTTATCTTCAGATAACATAACGTATTGAGGACAAGTTTCTCCCATTATTGGAAGTCCAGCTTCACGAGCTTCTTTTATTCTAGAAATTGATTCTTCACAACTATTGTGAACTATATAAAGAGGAGCATTTGTTAATTTAGCAAGAGTAATAGCTCTATTAGCAGCTTCACCTTCACATGTTGCTGGTCTAGAAACAGCATGATATTTAGGTTCAGTTTTACCAGCTTCTAAAAGTTGTTTAGTTCTGTGATTTATAACATGATAGTTTTCACAGTGAACTCCAACTAAAGCACCATACTCTTTTGATTTTTCTAATATATTCATAAATGCAGCATCATTTACTCTCATAGCATCATAAACCATAAATACTTTAAAACTAGTTATACCTTCTTTAACCATTGTAGGTATTTCAGCTAAAGCATTTTCGTCAGCTTTTGTTATAGCTACATGAAGACCATAGTCTACACATGATTTAGAGCCTTTTTCTTTCCAAATCTTAACTGCATCAGCTAATGTTCCGCCAGCAGGTTGTATAGAGTAGTCTATAAAAGAAGTAGTACCACCTATAGCCGCAGCTTTAGATCCAGATTCGAAGTCGTCACTTGAAAAAGTTCCACCAAAAGGCATATCTAAGTGAGTATGAGCATCTATACCACCAGGTATTATTAACTTACCAGTAGCATCTATTACAGTATCACATTCTAAGTTTAGTCCTATTTCAACTATTATTCCATCTTTTATACCTATGTCACCTTTATATGTATCAGAAGCAGTTACTATCGTACCATTTTTTATTACTTTATCAAATTTACTCATAATTTCCTCCTCAAATTTTAAAATTATTTTAAATTATGAATCTTTAATTATTAGTCTTCTAAATCAGCTTTTAATACAGCGTTTAATAAAACAGTAGCTCCGTTAGCACATTGTTCTGGAGAAGAGTATTCTTGTTCGCAGTGAGAATGTCCGTCTTTAGAAACTACGAATATCATAGTTGTTGGCATTAAGTAATTTACAAACTGAGCATCATGTCCAGCACCTGAGTTAATGTATTGGTGAGGTATATTTAATTCTTCAGCAGATTTTTTTACAAAGTTTACCAGTTCTTTATCGAAGTAAACAGTGTCTCTCTTCCAAGCTAATTGAACTTCACATTTACATTTAGCCCATTCTTTACCTTCCAAGCTTTTAACTATTTCATATACTTTTGCTAATAATTCTTGATCTTCATGACGAACATCTATAGAGAATTCAACGAAATCAGGTATTACTGTATGTACACATGGGTGACATACTATTTCACCAGTTGTATAAACTAATTCTTTATTTTCTAATTTATCGATTTCATCGTGTAAGTAACAAAGAGCTTGAGATGCAGCATATAAAGCGTCTTGACGTTTATGCATAGGAGTTGTACCAGCATGATCTGATTGACCATAGAATTTTATACGACAGTTAAACATTCCAAGAACACAAGTAACAACACCAACATCATTGCCAGCATCTTCTAAGATAGGACCTTGTTCTATGTGAAGTTCAAACATACATTTATATTTATCAACATTTAAACGATTTTCTTTTTTTCCCTTATATTTAAAACTAGCTAATTGAGAACCAAAAGTAGTTGTTTTATCTAACACGCTTTTAGAATTCATCAAATTATCATATTCAAAGTTTTTAGCAATTTCACTAGGAAGTACATCATGACATACTATACCAGAACTCATCATTGCTGGTGGATATAAAGAACCTTCTTCATTTGTCCATATCATAGCAGTAAGTGGATGCTTGTGAGGAATTTTTTCAGTAGCAACAGTTTCTAACACTTCCATAGCTCCCATTACTCCTAATATACCATCATAGTTACCACCATTTTTTACAGAGTCACAGTGAGAACCCATTATAATTCTTTTTGCATTAGGATCTGTACCAGGTAAAGTAGCATACATGTTAGCCATATCATCTGTTTCTATAACTGCACCAATTGCTTCCATTCTTTTAACAAATTCGTCTCTAGCTTGAAGAGCTTCAGGAGATAATGAGTATCTTGTTATTCCACCATGTCCTGCATCCCCAAATTTTGAAAATGTTTTGATTTTATCTTCCATTCTTTCAGTACTACATCTAAACATACAAACTTCCCTCCATATAATTAAATTGATATAAGAAAAAGATGTAAACGTTTACACATCTTCTATACTAATTTTATAAGTCCAAAAAGTTAGAAAGTCAACTAAAAAATTAAATTTTCAACTATTCCAAAATGGAATACGTTAATTATATAACGAAAATCTAAAACTGAAATCATTGCAGTTATAAGAAAACTTAGATAAAATAAAAATAAATCAAACATTATAAAATAATTAGGGAAGGTAAATTATGGATATACGTCAAATTGCAGAAAAAGCTGGTGTATCAGTCGCAACTGTATCCAGGGTACAAAATCATCCAGAAACAGTGGCACAAGCAACGAGGGAAAAAGTTCA
Proteins encoded:
- a CDS encoding ABC transporter ATP-binding protein, with amino-acid sequence MNILEFKDINKSFYRMENKKRLKKQVLKNINMKIKENESLGIIGNSGSGKTTLMKILFNLHKADSGQIIYKNKNILKLKGSERQNLYKSMGFVMQDPYSSLCPYLTIKEILSEPIKIHSLHKNIEDLDLYVSNLLEKVHLNPSIYMNKYPKELSGGERQRVAIARGISTKPSFLVLDEPTSMIDACAKNGVLNLLEELKTNEKISTVMISHDISTVINNCDRIAVMKEGKIIECKTAIDIKNNPDNEYTKELILASKNIIEYWEYLNKTPTK
- the hydA gene encoding dihydropyrimidinase — encoded protein: MSKFDKVIKNGTIVTASDTYKGDIGIKDGIIVEIGLNLECDTVIDATGKLIIPGGIDAHTHLDMPFGGTFSSDDFESGSKAAAIGGTTSFIDYSIQPAGGTLADAVKIWKEKGSKSCVDYGLHVAITKADENALAEIPTMVKEGITSFKVFMVYDAMRVNDAAFMNILEKSKEYGALVGVHCENYHVINHRTKQLLEAGKTEPKYHAVSRPATCEGEAANRAITLAKLTNAPLYIVHNSCEESISRIKEAREAGLPIMGETCPQYVMLSEDNYDEPGFNGAKYVMSPPLRNKKNWDYIWQQLKDGVIQTVATDHCPFFMKQKELGKDDFTKIPNGGPGIETRMSIMLSEGPKHGLSLNKVVEVTSTNVAKIFGMYPKKGTIAVGSDADLVLYDANKEVTLTKDVLHENVDYTAFEGVKVSGYPVMTLSRGDVVAKDGEYIGENNRGEFIKREKSIVL
- a CDS encoding GNAT family N-acetyltransferase, which encodes MSLVLRNINTNDYKEVEILTREAFWNIYRPGCCEHLVIHNMHKDKKSIEELELVAVYDNKIVGHIAYTKGRIKGIDNETFITLGPISVMPEFQGKGIGGKLILDTLEKATKLGYSAVFITGDKNYYSRFGFESASKYGVYMEGIPMDDEAPFFMVKIFKKDSLKNVSGFYVFDDCYNVNEEAVNEFDKKFEY
- a CDS encoding DUF1097 domain-containing protein, which codes for MKKMSYLCALGIVTAVLCGIWAWFSGALGLFGWAGFAGCTTYFACGHHGVEGLKKTIIPNMAGVLCGMTIFFLTGLVPALGDTGVWCAIVTFVMCIIGKSKWFDFIPGTFMGCFSTFAASGNWMLLVPSLLLGALLGISCDKGGDLFYKVVTKNNYNDSDVEAE
- a CDS encoding dipeptide/oligopeptide/nickel ABC transporter ATP-binding protein, whose product is MIVEDINFDLDYSKVLGIIGPSGSGKSTIIWSILGMIEEMGGSFKGDIKFEGEKLNYRPTWNEISIVPQLAMNSFNPVLKIKDSIDELYQFSNMSKEYFDKNVEELLKMVDLEKYILNSYPHQLSGGMKQRIAIVCALCTNPKLLILDESTTGLDLLVEAEILYYLKNIKESLNLSIIFVSHDKRLVNAFCDEIINMEKTIIEKSV
- a CDS encoding Zn-dependent hydrolase, with translation MFRCSTERMEDKIKTFSKFGDAGHGGITRYSLSPEALQARDEFVKRMEAIGAVIETDDMANMYATLPGTDPNAKRIIMGSHCDSVKNGGNYDGILGVMGAMEVLETVATEKIPHKHPLTAMIWTNEEGSLYPPAMMSSGIVCHDVLPSEIAKNFEYDNLMNSKSVLDKTTTFGSQLASFKYKGKKENRLNVDKYKCMFELHIEQGPILEDAGNDVGVVTCVLGMFNCRIKFYGQSDHAGTTPMHKRQDALYAASQALCYLHDEIDKLENKELVYTTGEIVCHPCVHTVIPDFVEFSIDVRHEDQELLAKVYEIVKSLEGKEWAKCKCEVQLAWKRDTVYFDKELVNFVKKSAEELNIPHQYINSGAGHDAQFVNYLMPTTMIFVVSKDGHSHCEQEYSSPEQCANGATVLLNAVLKADLED
- the rbr gene encoding rubrerythrin; the encoded protein is MNLLKDSQTKINLMRAFAGESQARNRYTFGASQAKKENLALVEKNFLYTADQERAHAKVFYNHLKELSGGTIHIDGGYPVEIFDNILQTLKAAQHDEYEEWQEVYKSFANTAKEEGFMAVANSFEKISNIEKIHGDRFGDFASKIENGTLFKSDKEEKWICLNCGHVHTGTEAPKVCPVCQHPQGYFILYSKSPFEN